One segment of Brassica napus cultivar Da-Ae chromosome C3, Da-Ae, whole genome shotgun sequence DNA contains the following:
- the LOC106352804 gene encoding NADPH-dependent thioredoxin reductase 3, with translation MAAGIGLGSVSTHRVAALSPPPHLFSLTTSRRGSPFILRRTRSDSLPRLSVSASADSPSSSGEVIENVVIIGSGPAGYTAAIYAARANLKPVVFEGYQMGGVPGGQLMTTTEVENFPGFPEGITGPDLMENMRKQAERWGAELYPEDVESLSVGTAPFTVQSSERKVKCHSIIYATGATAKRLRLPREEEFWSRGISACAICDGASPLFKGQVLAVVGGGDTATEEALYLTKYAGHVHLLVRRDQLRASKAMQDRVNNNPNITVHYNTETVDVLSNTKGQMSGLLLRRVDTGEETELEAKGLFYGIGHSPNSQLLEGQVELDSSGYVLVREGTSNTSVEGVFAAGDVQDHEWRQAVTAAGSGCIAALSAERYLTSNNLLVEFHQPQTEETKKEFTQRDVQEKFDVTLTKHRGQYALRKLYHESSRVICVLYTSPTCGPCRTLKPILNKVVDEHNNDVHFVEIDIEEDQEIAEAAGIMGTPCVQFFKNKEMLRTISGVKMKKEYREFIEANI, from the exons ATGGCTGCAGGCATCGGACTCGGCTCCGTGTCGACTCACCGAGTCGCCGCCCTCTCTCCTCCGcctcatctcttctctctcactACTTCACGCCGCGGTTCCCCGTTCATCCTCCGCCGAACTCGCTCAGATTCCCTCCCTCGCCTCAGCGTCTCCGCTTCCGCCGATTCACCGTCTTCTTCAG GCGAGGTGATCGAGAACGTAGTGATTATAGGCTCCGGTCCCGCCGGCTACACGGCGGCTATATACGCCGCGAGAGCCAATTTGAAGCCGGTGGTTTTCGAAGGGTATCAGATGGGCGGAGTTCCCGGCGGACAGTTGATGACGACCACCGAGGTTGAGAATTTTCCGGGGTTCCCTGAGGGGATTACTGGTCCTGATTTAATGGAGAA taTGAGGAAGCAGGCTGAGCGGTGGGGAGCAGAGTTGTATCCAGAGGATGTTGAGTCTCTTAGTGTAGGAACTGCTCCTTTTACTGTGCAGAGTAGTGAACGTAAG GTCAAGTGCCATAGTATCATTTATGCCACCGGAGCTACAGCAAAGAGGCTGAGACTACCGCGAGAGGAAGAGTTCTGGAGTAGGGGAATTAGTGCTTGTGCGATTTGTGATGGCGCTTCGCCTTTGTTTAAGGGGCAAGTACTCGCTGTGGTTGGAGGAGGAGATACGGCGACAGAGGAAGCTTTGTACCTCACGAAATATGCTGGTCATGTTCATTTGCTTGTTCGTAGAGACCAGTTGAGAGCCTCCAAGGCCATGCAAGATAG AGtgaacaacaatccaaacatcACAGTGCATTACAACACGGAAACGGTGGACGTATTGAGCAACACCAAGGGACAGATGTCTGGCCTTCTACTCAGAAGAGTTGATACCGGAGAAGAAACCGAGCTCGAGGCAAAAGGATTGTTTTATGGAATTGGACATTCGCCGAATAGTCAGTTACTGGAAGGCCAAGTGGAACTCGACAGCTCGGGGTACGTGTTGGTTCGCGAAGGAACATCTAATACATCAGTTGAAGGTGTATTTGCTGCAGGAGATGTGCAG GACCATGAATGGAGACAAGCTGTAACTGCTGCTGGATCAGGATGCATAGCCGCTTTGTCAGCTGAGAGATACCTCACAAGTAACAATCTTCTTGTTGAATTTCACCAG CCACAAACTGAAGAGACCAAGAAAGAGTTCACACAGCGGGATGTCCAAGAAAAGTTCGACGTTACTCTTACAAAGCATCGGGGACAG TATGCTCTTAGAAAGTTATACCATGAGAGTTCAAGAGTTATATGTGTATTATACACGTCGCCAACATGTGGCCCCTGTAGGACTCTGAAGCCAATCTTGAACAAG GTGGTCGATGAGCATAACAATGATGTGCATTTTGTTGAGATTGATATAGAGGAAGATCAAGAAATTGCTGAAGCAGCCGGaatcatgggaacgccatgtGTGCAGTTCTTCAAGAACAAGGAAATGCTCAG GACTATATCGGGTGTGAAGATGAAGAAAGAGTACCGGGAATTCATCGAGGCTAATATATGA
- the LOC106356708 gene encoding protein MIZU-KUSSEI 1: protein MVPYQELALQRSFSCYTRNINPETSPARGSHPRSPSSFALIPTNPEHHELFLVPSRRLSSSSSSSSSSIVKVNLRLSYFLRYLINLINLPVCNFLSFPSSSSVSNQMISFVTGGSSSLGKRVTGTLYGQRRGHVTFSVQYGPSSNPVFLLDLAMSTATLVKEMSSGLVRIALECEKRHRSGTKLFHEPKWTMYCNGRKFGYAVSRGGACKESDWRVLNTVSRVTVGAGVIPTAKSIDYASGGGKELGELLYMRGRFERVVGTRDSEAFYMMNPDKNGGPELSIFLLRI, encoded by the coding sequence ATGGTGCCGTACCAAGAGCTCGCTCTGCAGAGAAGCTTCAGCTGTTACACAAGAAATATCAATCCAGAGACCTCTCCGGCGCGTGGCTCTCATCCCCGTTCTCCTTCCTCCTTCGCTTTGATCCCAACCAACCCTGAGCATCATGAACTCTTCCTCGTACCAAGCCGGAGACTCTCctcctcgtcttcttcttcctctagcAGCATCGTGAAAGTCAACTTGAGGCTTTCTTACTTCTTACGTTATCTCATCAACCTCATTAACCTACCCGTTTGCAACTTCCTCTCGTTTCCTTCTTCCTCCAGCGTTTCTAACCAGATGATCTCATTCGTCACCGGTGGCTCCTCTTCCCTCGGGAAAAGAGTCACAGGGACGTTGTATGGACAGAGAAGAGGCCACGTCACGTTTTCAGTCCAGTACGGTCCGAGTTCCAACCCAGTGTTTCTCTTGGACCTAGCCATGTCAACGGCAACTCTAGTCAAAGAGATGTCGTCTGGACTCGTCAGGATCGCGTTGGAGTGCGAGAAACGTCACCGGTCGGGTACTAAGCTTTTCCACGAGCCTAAGTGGACCATGTATTGTAACGGGAGGAAGTTCGGTTACGCGGTGTCGCGTGGCGGCGCGTGTAAAGAGTCGGATTGGCGCGTGTTGAACACGGTATCTAGGGTTACGGTTGGAGCTGGAGTTATTCCGACGGCGAAGAGTATTGATTACGCGTCAGGTGGTGGAAAGGAGCTTGGGGAGTTGTTGTATATGAGAGGTAGATTTGAACGAGTCGTGGGGACTCGTGACTCGGAGGCGTTTTACATGATGAACCCTGACAAAAACGGAGGTCCTGAACTCAGTATTTTTCTTCTTAGAATATAA
- the LOC106352806 gene encoding heat stress transcription factor B-3-like, which translates to MEDDHLRCHDNINDEERLPLEFMTGKQTSTAELQPSQRPPFLVKTYKVVEDPTTDEVISWNGDGTGFIVWQPAEFARDLLPTLFKHCNFSSFVRQLNTYGFRKVSTTRWEFGNEMFRKGQRELMCNIRRRKSYPHSHSHNKSHQVVPTTTTENLEDHHLQDQRSSSVVYSALLDENKCLKNENEFLSSELGKTKKKCKQLMELVERYRGEEDDDETTTIRGLSCLE; encoded by the exons ATGGAAGATGATCATTTACGGTGTCACGATAACATCAACGACGAGGAACGTTTGCCATTGGAGTTTATGACCGGAAAACAAACATCCACGGCGGAATTACAGCCGTCGCAACGGCCGCCATTCTTGGTAAAGACATACAAGGTGGTTGAGGATCCGACCACGGACGAGGTTATATCTTGGAACGGAGATGGGACCGGATTCATCGTGTGGCAGCCGGCAGAGTTCGCTAGAGATCTCTTACCAACACTTTTCAAGCATTGCAACTTCTCTAGTTTCGTTCGCCAGCTCAATACTTAT GGGTTTCGGAAAGTGTCTACGACAAGATGGGAGTTTGGTAATGAGATGTTTCGAAAAGGGCAAAGAGAGCTTATGTGCAATATCCGAAGAAGGAAGAGTTATCCACACTCCCACTCACATAACAAGTCTCATCAGGTTgtaccaacaacaacaacggaGAATCTAGAAGATCATCACCTTCAGGATCAACGCTCTTCCTCCGTTGTATACTCTGCTCTACTCGACGAAAACAAATGCTTGAAGAATGAAAATGAGTTCCTGAGTTCAGAACTGGGGAAGACCAAGAAGAAATGCAAACAACTTATGGAGTTGGTTGAGAGATATAGAGGagaagaagacgacgacgaGACGACGACGATCAGGGGCTTAAGTTGTTTGGAGTAA